In the genome of Gemmatimonadota bacterium, the window AACTTGAAGTTGGTCTCGACCATGTCCTGCAGCCGGTCCGTGACCACGTAATCGAAAGTCAACCGGGCGTTCTCCGGCGTGTTCGATCGCACGCTGGCCGCGAGCGCCGGGTCAACGGCGAGCCGCTCCTCCAGCTCGCGGATGAAGACCTGGTCCTCCTCAGTGAAATCCGTGCCGAAGCGCTCGTTCAGCTCGCGGATGATCTGCGAGAGCGGCTCGAGGTCGTCCGGCGCAGGCGCGTGCGTGCCCTTCGCGCCGATCGGCTCGAGTTCCTTCTGCCCCCGCTCCAGCTCGATCCGGCCAGAGCCCGTCTGGCGGACCCGGTACGATTCCATACGGATCTGCTGCTGGATCTCGCGGGGCAGGTTTTCCCGGTCGACCGGGAGGCAGCGGCGGAGCAGCTTTGCGAGCAAGTACAGCTTTTCCAGGTCCGCATCCGTGAAGGTGAGGATCTGGGAGAGGAAGACGTACAACCGCACGTAGTCGGTAAGCCGGCCGCGGAAATCCGCCTGCTCTACGGCGCCCTTTCCATTTTCGAAACACGGGGTGATTTTCGGCACAAGCACATCGCCGTCAACAAAATACGTATAGCCCGCGGAAACGGCCGCTAATGGTCTGGTTTCCGCCAGGTCCAGCCCACCGTACTCACCGACGGCCTCCATGGGAACGAAGGAAACTTGCAGATCAGCAGGGGAGCCGCGAATCTCCGACTTTGACGGGTTGAGTCGCGCCAAAAAGCGTAGCCGGATTGTGCCCCACGAGCTAGGAATTGTTCCCAGCCACTCGACCCCCGAATCCCTGTCCTCCGGATACGGTTTGAACCGGGCCGGGGCGACCGCCCCCGCGCGGTCGAGCACGGTGTTCACGGCTGCGCCTCCAGGTAGGCCCGTGCGGCCTGCACGAACTCCTCGGCACGAGCAACAAGTTGCTGCGCCTTGTCTGGCTCGACTTGGTGCGGAGCCTCGTACATCCCGGCCTGCCGGAGTTTGAAGGCTTGCAAGAGCCAGCGGTGGAGCTTCGGATCGAGCACCTTGGTTTTGGCGAACTCCTTGCCAAAGGCACCGTGAACGGCGCCATGACTGCTGTACTCCAGGTTCCGCTCCCCGAGCAATGCTTCGGCCGCGTAGAACATGGCGTAGTAGGCCCGGTCCGCCGCGAAACCCCAGTCGCCCGCGGCCAGCTCGCGCCTTGCCGATTCGATGGAGCGGTGGGCCTGCTCAAGCAGAGCGCGGGACGCGTCTCTCAAGCCGCCCTCGCCTCCCTCCGGACGTTCCGCAGAAAAGGCGTGTCGCCTTCCTGCCACCGGGATTCCGGCACGAAGACCTCCACAACCGTTACGTCGTGATCGAGGGAAATCTGCGCGCTGAGCTCACTCGTCCGCTCGATCTCGTCCCAGTACGAGTCGACGCGATCGAGGACCACGAGCACGTCGATGTCCGACCCGGGCACGGCCTCGCCGCGCACGTACGAGCCGTACAGGTACAGGCCCTTCAGGCGCTCGCCGTAGATCCGCTCCAGCCCCGACCGGAGCCGGCCCAGGATCTCGCGTAGCTCCACATCCGTCTTGACGCGGAGCCAGTCCGGCTCGGAATAGGCCTGCTTCACGTCAGCACCTCACCCAGCCTCTGCACGATCTCGCGCTCGAGCGTCCGGATCTCCGCCTCGATTCTTCCTCGAGCGGCCGGGGCGGCTGGTACTTGTAGAAGTAGCGGTTGAAGTTGATCTCGTAACCGACCCGGCCGACCTGGCCATCCCGGAGGTCGCGCACCGCCCGGTTGATCCACGCATCGGGCACGTAGGGGGCGACCTCGCGCTCGAAGAAGGTCTCTACGTCCTCCGAGAGCGGCACGTTCTCGTAGTCACGCAACTCCGGATCGGGCTCCGGCTTCCCGTCGGCATCGCGGCAGACGGTCGCAGTGTTGTCGCGCTCGGAGAGGGCGGTGAGGACGGCCTTCTGCATCGCGGCCGTCAGCTTCACGCCCTCGTGCCCGGCGGCGCGGCGTAAGGCGACGAGGAACGCGTCCCGGTCGGTGAACAGGGCGTCACCCATGCTGCGTAGCAGGTTCCGGAGCTTCTCCTGCTCCGCACGGCCGGCGCCTCTTCCTCTAAGGCGGGCATCCCGGCGTCCCGCTTCTTGCTGCTGGCGAGACCGCGGAACGCGCCCTGGTCGTCCAGCCGCCGAATCCGCTCTTCGCTTGCCTGGAAGTTCAGCCGCAGCGGCCGCTCGACGGTGATCTTCCGGTAGCCGAAGTATTCGGTCAGGTAGATCTTCGAGTGATCGCCTTCCGCGAAGGCGCGATGGATCGCCAGCAGCTCGGTGGCCTTCTCGCGCGGGATCTCGCGCCGCTTGTCGCCCAGGCTGCGCTTCATCGGCGCCCAGAACGAGGTGCCGTCGACGAGCTGGACTCGCCCCCGCCGCCGCTTCTCCATGCGGTTGCTCAGGACCCAGACATAGGTGGCGATCCCGGTATTGTAGAAGAGTTGCTCGGGGAGCGCGATTAAGGCCTCGAGCCAATCATTTTCCAGGATCCAGCGGCGGATCTCGCTCTCGCCGCTCCCCGCATCCCCGGTGAACAGGGGCGAGCCATTCATGATGATCGCGACCCGCGACCCACCCTCCGCTGGCGGCTTCATGTGCGCGAGCAGGTGCTGCAGGAACAGGAGCTGCCCATCGTTGATGCGCGGCAGCCCAGCCGGGAATCGCCCTGCCTCGCCCTTTTCGTGCTCGGCCCGGACCACCTCCTCGTCCCGCTTCCAGTCCTTGCCGTACGGGGGATTGGTGATCAGGTAATCGAATCCCATGGCGGGGTGGCGATCGCCCGAGAGCGTGCTGCCGAAGGCGATCCGCTCGGCATCGCGGCCATCGCTCGACTTCATGAACAGGTCGGACTTGCAGACGGCAAAGGTCTCCGGGTTCACCTCCTGGCCGAACAGCCAGACATCCGCCGAGGCGTTGATCGCCTGGATGTGCTCCTTGCCAATCGTGAGCATCCCGCCGGTCCCGCAGCAGGGGTCATAGACGGTCAAAATCAGCCTTGGCCGGCGGATCCGCGCCTCGTCGACCAGCAGATCGACCATCAGGCGCACGACGTCCCGCGGGGTGAAGTGCTCTCCGGGGTTCTCGTTCAGCGCTTCATTGAACCGCCGGATCAGCTCTTCGAATATTGTCCCCATCACGTCGTTCGGGACCTTCCGCGGGTGCAGGTCCACCCGGTGGAAGCGCTCCAGGACCTTGTAGAGGAGGCCCGCCTCGTCGAGCCTCGCGATCGTGTTGAGGAAATCGAACGTCTCCAACACCTCGCGCATGTTTGGGCTGAAGTTGGCGATGTAATGCTTCAGGTTTGCGGCGAGGTGAGGCGCGTCCGCCAGCAGCGCGGGGAAATCATAGCGCGAGGTATTGTAGAAGGCGAAGCCGGAGGCCTTGCGGAGCTGCGGCTCGAGGTTCTCCAGCTTGCCCGAGTACTTAGCGTTCGTCGCGAGCACTCTTCCCTTTGTCGGCGCGAGCACGCAATCGAGCCGGCGCAGGACAGTGAAGGGGAGAATGACGTCCTGGTACTTGCCGCGCTTGAAGGTGTCGCGGATCAGATCCGCCACACCCCACAAGAAGCTGACGATTTCGCTATGGTTCATGCCTGACGTCTTGGACCAGGCTGGAGAGGTGCAGCGCCTCCGGAGGGGCCGCTAACAGGAAAGCTAACCCCGTGCCGCTCACAGCGGGATGTTGCCGTGCTTCCGCGGGGGATTCCGGTCGCGCTTCTTCTGCAACAGGTCCAGCGCGTTGATCAGGCGGGGGCGCGTCTGGCGCGGATCGATCACGTCATCGATGTAGCCACGGGCGGCGGCCTCATAGGGGTGGGCAAACTTTTCCCGATACTCCTGTTCCTTCATCCGGGTGAGCTCCTCGGGATCCGCCGCCTCGCCGATCTCCCTGCGGAACAGAATCTCGACCGCGCCCTTCGGCCACATCACCGCGATCTCCGCCGTCGGCCAGGCTAGATTGACGTCGCCGCGGATGTGCTTCGAGTTCATCACGTCATACGCCCCGCCGTAGGCCTTGCGGGTGATCACGGTCAAGCGCGGCACGGTGGCCTCGCAGAAGGCGTACAACAGCTTGGCGCCGTGCCGAATGATGCCGCCGTGCTCCTGCGCCACGCCGGGCAGGAAGCCGGGCACGTCCTCGAACACGACCAGCGGGATGTTGAACGCGTCACAGAAGCGCACGAAGCGGGCGGCCTTGACCGAGCTGGCGATATCCAGCACGCCCGCCAGCACGGCTGGCTGGTTGGCCACCACGCCCACGGAATACCCGCCCAGGCGGGCGAACCCCACAAGGATGTTCTGGGCGTGCCGACTGTGGACTTCCAGAAACTCGCCGTCGTCGACCACGCGCCGGATGAGGTCGTGCATGTCGTAGGGCCTGGTAGGCTCGTCGGGAACCAGCTCGAGCAGCGCCTCGTCCTCACGCTGGAACGGGTCACGCGTCTCGACCCGCGGCGGGTCCTCCCGGTTGTTCTGCGGCAGGTACTGCAGCAGCCGGCGAATGGACTGGAGGCACTCCGGCTCCGTGTCGTAGACAAAGTGGGCGACGCCCGAGGTCTCGCCGTGCACATCCGCACCGCCCAGCCCCTCCATGTCCACATCCTCGTGGGTGACGGTCTTCACCACGTTGGGCCCGGTGACAAACATGTAGCTCGTGCCGCGGACCATGCAGACGAAATCGGTGATCGCCGGCGAATATACGGCGCCGCCCGCGCAGGGTCCGAGGATCGCGCTGATCTGCGGCACCACGCCGGAGGCGAGGGTATTGCGCAGGAAGATCTCGGCGTAGCCGCCCAGGCTGACGACGCCTTCCTGGATGCGGGCGCCACCCGAATCATTCAGCCCAATGAGGGGGGCGCCGTTCTTCAGCGCGAGGTCCATCACCTTCACGATCTTCTGCGCATGCGCCTCGGAAAGAGAGCCGCCGAAAACCGTGAAGTCCTGGCTAAAAACGTATACCGGCCGGCCATGTATCGTGCCGTAGCCGGTCACCACCCCATCGCCCAGGATCTTCTTGTCCTCGAGGCCGAACCCGACCGTTCGATGGGTCACGAACCGATCCAGCTCGACGAAACTCGATTCATCGAGCAGGAGGTCGAGTCGTTCGCGGGCGGACAGCTTCCCCCGCTCATGCTGCGCCTGCAGGCGTTCAGGTCCGCCGCCCTGCTCCGCGGCCCGGCGCAGCTCCTCGAGCCGCCGGATTCGCTCCCGCATGGTCATGCTACCGTCCGCGGAGGGAACCGCCCCGGCCATCCGCGCCCCGCGTCCCGCTGGAGGGGGCGACCGGCACGAGTTGGCCGCCGGTCAGGCGCACCAGGAAGGGTCGTCGCACCACGCTCCCGCCTCGCACGGAGAGGAGGCCCGTAGCGCCGCGGAGTCCGGCCGTCCTGGCCACTTGCGCGGCCAGCTCGCCCGGGTTGGCGCGCCCGCTGCGCAGCGGCGCCAGCAGGAGCTGTGCGGCGTCGTAGCCCAAGCCAGGGAACGGGTTGTCCAGGCTGCGGCGGTAGGTTGCTTCGTAGGCCTCGAGAAACTCCTGCCAGGCGACCTCCGAGCTCGAGTGGTAAAGCGGCGTCGCGGCAGTGACACCCTCCAGAAATCGCGGCTCGACCAGGCGGCGCACCTCTTCACTCACCCAGGCTTCGCCCCCCAATACCTGGACGCCCTTCTCCGCCAAACCATAATAGGCAAGCTGCGGCGCGATCTGCCGAACGTCCCGCTCCGGCACGGGAACGAAGACGGCATCCAGTGAGGTGTCCATCAGCCGCTGGATTGGCTGCGCGAACGTCGTTGTGCCGGAGTCGTAGGGCACGTCCGCCACCACCCTGCCACCCAGGCGGGTGAAGACGCGCACGAACGCCTCCCCCTTGCGCTGGAAGTCCCGGATCCGCGGGTAGAGCAGTCCCACCCGCAGCATTCCGTTGCGGGCCGCGTACTCGGCGAGCGCGGCCGCGGCCTGCACGTCGCCCGCATTGAGGGAATACACGTTGGGCAGATTCGCCAGGAGCTCAGATGCCGTGGGGCTGATGATGACCAGCGAGGTGTCGGACCGGGACCGCGCCGCAGCGGCGACCGCGGGACTGAGCAGCGGGCCAATGACACCGATCACGCCGCGGCCTTCCAGCTCGCGGATAAGCGCTGCGGCCCGAGCGGCATCCCCGCCATCGTCCACCACGACCAGCTCGATCTGCGGCATCTCCGGCCCGGCGGCTGCCTGCACCGCCAGGCGCACGCCTTCCAGCACCAGGTCAGCGTACTGCTTCAGATACGGCGAGCCGCTCTGTGGCAGGATCACCCCCACCTGCAGCACTGCGCGGGCGGGCATGACGGGACGGCCGGCCGCCGCGCCGGACACCTCCGCGCGGCTTTGCGCCGCCAACTCGCGCGCCTCCCGCGCCGGCCTCGACTCCTCTGGGAAGAGGATGGCGTAGCGCTCTGCGAACTTGGCGGCCGCCCCGTAGTCTCCCTGCGCAAACGCGGCCCGAGCTGCCAGCCAGAGCGCGGGAGAGGAGGCGGGGGCGCCGGGGTAGTGGCCCACAACTTCCTCAGCCATCTGCCGAGCGGCCACGACGTTCCCCCGCTCGTAAGCGGACCTGGCTCGAGACAGCAGCTCGGCGGCCGCCGCCTGCTCCGCGGAGCTGGCGGGCACCCTCGAGAGCGGCGGCGGCAGCGGATCCGGCCCCCTCCCGGGGGGCGACTCACCCGCG includes:
- a CDS encoding penicillin-binding protein activator, whose translation is MLNPWSRRFVPGILFLALACRAGESPPGRGPDPLPPPLSRVPASSAEQAAAAELLSRARSAYERGNVVAARQMAEEVVGHYPGAPASSPALWLAARAAFAQGDYGAAAKFAERYAILFPEESRPAREARELAAQSRAEVSGAAAGRPVMPARAVLQVGVILPQSGSPYLKQYADLVLEGVRLAVQAAAGPEMPQIELVVVDDGGDAARAAALIRELEGRGVIGVIGPLLSPAVAAAARSRSDTSLVIISPTASELLANLPNVYSLNAGDVQAAAALAEYAARNGMLRVGLLYPRIRDFQRKGEAFVRVFTRLGGRVVADVPYDSGTTTFAQPIQRLMDTSLDAVFVPVPERDVRQIAPQLAYYGLAEKGVQVLGGEAWVSEEVRRLVEPRFLEGVTAATPLYHSSSEVAWQEFLEAYEATYRRSLDNPFPGLGYDAAQLLLAPLRSGRANPGELAAQVARTAGLRGATGLLSVRGGSVVRRPFLVRLTGGQLVPVAPSSGTRGADGRGGSLRGR
- a CDS encoding nucleotidyltransferase domain-containing protein, with amino-acid sequence MKQAYSEPDWLRVKTDVELREILGRLRSGLERIYGERLKGLYLYGSYVRGEAVPGSDIDVLVVLDRVDSYWDEIERTSELSAQISLDHDVTVVEVFVPESRWQEGDTPFLRNVRREARAA
- a CDS encoding HEPN domain-containing protein, encoding MRDASRALLEQAHRSIESARRELAAGDWGFAADRAYYAMFYAAEALLGERNLEYSSHGAVHGAFGKEFAKTKVLDPKLHRWLLQAFKLRQAGMYEAPHQVEPDKAQQLVARAEEFVQAARAYLEAQP
- a CDS encoding acyl-CoA carboxylase subunit beta; the encoded protein is MRERIRRLEELRRAAEQGGGPERLQAQHERGKLSARERLDLLLDESSFVELDRFVTHRTVGFGLEDKKILGDGVVTGYGTIHGRPVYVFSQDFTVFGGSLSEAHAQKIVKVMDLALKNGAPLIGLNDSGGARIQEGVVSLGGYAEIFLRNTLASGVVPQISAILGPCAGGAVYSPAITDFVCMVRGTSYMFVTGPNVVKTVTHEDVDMEGLGGADVHGETSGVAHFVYDTEPECLQSIRRLLQYLPQNNREDPPRVETRDPFQREDEALLELVPDEPTRPYDMHDLIRRVVDDGEFLEVHSRHAQNILVGFARLGGYSVGVVANQPAVLAGVLDIASSVKAARFVRFCDAFNIPLVVFEDVPGFLPGVAQEHGGIIRHGAKLLYAFCEATVPRLTVITRKAYGGAYDVMNSKHIRGDVNLAWPTAEIAVMWPKGAVEILFRREIGEAADPEELTRMKEQEYREKFAHPYEAAARGYIDDVIDPRQTRPRLINALDLLQKKRDRNPPRKHGNIPL